A window of the Gossypium hirsutum isolate 1008001.06 chromosome A03, Gossypium_hirsutum_v2.1, whole genome shotgun sequence genome harbors these coding sequences:
- the LOC107886885 gene encoding E3 ubiquitin-protein ligase RING1-like, whose product MSSDGNVNGGAGANSLVTNKPFFCYQCNRTVTVTIASSDPSCPICQGGFLEEYENPIPNQASNFRNPNPVSHSSSSLSDPFSSILPLLTAMNSSPSPAYVDLESTGLFESTVTTRADPFAFDPFTFIRNHLSDLRSSGAQIEFVIQNSPSESGFRLPANLGDYFIGPGLEQLIQQLAENDPNRYGTPPASKSVIDSLPSVKITKDHLSSKSNQCAVCMDDFEEGIQAKRMPCRHLYHKDCILPWLELHNSCPVCRHELPTDDPDYERRVRGAQGTNGGNDGADTGGSGQRSAGDNQTAERSFRISLPWPFQARASGSGSADNAETRQEDLD is encoded by the coding sequence ATGTCGTCCGACGGGAACGTCAACGGCGGCGCCGGCGCTAACTCCCTCGTTACCAATAAACCTTTCTTCTGCTACCAATGTAACCGTACTGTCACCGTCACTATAGCGTCCTCCGATCCCTCTTGTCCCATATGCCAAGGTGGCTTCCTCGAAGAATACGAAAACCCTATCCCTAATCAAGCTTCCAACTTCCGTAACCCGAATCCAGTCTCCCACTCCTCCTCGTCGTTATCAGATCCGTTCTCTTCCATCCTCCCCCTCCTTACGGCTATGAATTCTTCACCATCTCCTGCTTATGTTGACCTTGAGAGCACAGGCTTATTCGAGTCGACCGTGACAACTCGAGCTGACCCGTTCGCTTTCGATCCGTTTACCTTCATTCGGAATCATCTCAGCGATCTTCGTTCAAGCGGGGCGCAAATCGAGTTTGTGATCCAGAACAGCCCATCCGAGTCAGGCTTTCGGCTTCCGGCAAACCTCGGGGATTATTTCATCGGCCCAGGGCTCGAGCAATTGATCCAACAGCTAGCCGAAAATGATCCGAACCGGTACGGGACCCCACCAGCATCGAAGTCGGTCATCGATTCGCTACCGTCGGTGAAGATAACAAAGGATCACTTGAGTTCAAAGTCCAACCAGTGCGCAGTTTGCATGGATGATTTCGAGGAAGGGATTCAAGCGAAGCGGATGCCCTGCAGGCATCTTTATCATAAGGATTGCATATTGCCGTGGCTGGAGCTTCATAATTCGTGCCCTGTGTGCCGTCACGAGTTGCCTACGGATGACCCTGATTATGAGAGGAGGGTTCGTGGGGCACAGGGGACTAATGGAGGTAACGATGGTGCTGATACTGGTGGGAGTGGGCAGAGGTCTGCAGGGGATAATCAGACGGCGGAGAGGAGTTTTAGGATATCGCTGCCTTGGCCATTTCAAGCTCGAGCGTCTGGCTCAGGATCAGCTGATAATGCGGAGACCAGACAAGAAGATTTGGATTGA